One genomic region from Populus nigra chromosome 8, ddPopNigr1.1, whole genome shotgun sequence encodes:
- the LOC133701329 gene encoding dormancy-associated protein homolog 4 isoform X3 produces MGFLHKLWDETLAGPMPDSGLGKLRKYDSFSVRSSPPVDAAAANSIEGMNITRSITIVRTNSSKYLRNISVDPCSSPVSPATPSSPTTPLTPGITGTPRGDFRRLKARKSSDEALESGEPRR; encoded by the exons ATGGGATTTCTCCATAAGCTATGGGACGAAACGCTTGCTGGCCCCATGCCGGACAGTGGGCTTGGCAAACTTCGAAAGTATGATTCATTCTCTGTACGATCATCACCTCCTGTTGATGCCGCTGCAGCTAATAGCATTGAGGGCATGAACATAACTCGGAGCATTACTATTGTTAGGACAAACAGTTCCAAATATTTGAGGAACATTTCTGTTGATCCTTGTTCATCTCCTGTGTCGCCTGCTACCCCTAGCTCTCCTACGACACCTCTGACAC CTGGGATCACAGGGACACCACGCGGGGATTTCAGGAGACTAAAGGCGAGAAAATCGTCAGATGAAGCATTAGAAAGCGGCGAGCCTAGAA GATAG
- the LOC133701329 gene encoding dormancy-associated protein homolog 4 isoform X2 — MGFLHKLWDETLAGPMPDSGLGKLRKYDSFSVRSSPPVDAAAANSIEGMNITRSITIVRTNSSKYLRNISVDPCSSPVSPATPSSPTTPLTPGITGTPRGDFRRLKARKSSDEALESGEPRSLTIYDWIVINALDR; from the exons ATGGGATTTCTCCATAAGCTATGGGACGAAACGCTTGCTGGCCCCATGCCGGACAGTGGGCTTGGCAAACTTCGAAAGTATGATTCATTCTCTGTACGATCATCACCTCCTGTTGATGCCGCTGCAGCTAATAGCATTGAGGGCATGAACATAACTCGGAGCATTACTATTGTTAGGACAAACAGTTCCAAATATTTGAGGAACATTTCTGTTGATCCTTGTTCATCTCCTGTGTCGCCTGCTACCCCTAGCTCTCCTACGACACCTCTGACAC CTGGGATCACAGGGACACCACGCGGGGATTTCAGGAGACTAAAGGCGAGAAAATCGTCAGATGAAGCATTAGAAAGCGGCGAGCCTAGAAGTCTGACTATTTATGATTG GATAGTGATAAATGCTTTGGATCGTTGA
- the LOC133701329 gene encoding dormancy-associated protein homolog 4 isoform X1, whose protein sequence is MGFLHKLWDETLAGPMPDSGLGKLRKYDSFSVRSSPPVDAAAANSIEGMNITRSITIVRTNSSKYLRNISVDPCSSPVSPATPSSPTTPLTPGITGTPRGDFRRLKARKSSDEALESGEPRSLTIYDWFSLCFIFAVITFIFLVYGRSLMLLNMFVLQDSDKCFGSLREEVTVFLEVNRHHIKPLCVKKPSWYICVCVCVCV, encoded by the exons ATGGGATTTCTCCATAAGCTATGGGACGAAACGCTTGCTGGCCCCATGCCGGACAGTGGGCTTGGCAAACTTCGAAAGTATGATTCATTCTCTGTACGATCATCACCTCCTGTTGATGCCGCTGCAGCTAATAGCATTGAGGGCATGAACATAACTCGGAGCATTACTATTGTTAGGACAAACAGTTCCAAATATTTGAGGAACATTTCTGTTGATCCTTGTTCATCTCCTGTGTCGCCTGCTACCCCTAGCTCTCCTACGACACCTCTGACAC CTGGGATCACAGGGACACCACGCGGGGATTTCAGGAGACTAAAGGCGAGAAAATCGTCAGATGAAGCATTAGAAAGCGGCGAGCCTAGAAGTCTGACTATTTATGATTGGTTCTCtctctgttttatttttgctgtaatcacatttattttccttgtttatGGACGGTCCCTCATGCTTCTCAATATGTTTGTTTTGCAGGATAGTGATAAATGCTTTGGATCGTTGAGAGAGGAAGTGACCGTTTTTCTCGAGGTCAATCGGCACCATATTAAGCCTTTGTGCGTAAAGAAACCTTCATggtatatatgtgtgtgtgtgtgtgtgtgtgtataa